Proteins from a genomic interval of Symmachiella macrocystis:
- a CDS encoding trypsin-like peptidase domain-containing protein, with protein sequence MQPRIQITGLCCALLLTWLANNGVGSERRSTPLVNAVQRVEKSVVNIHTEKTQSKDPVFGSPKKVNGMGTGVIVDERGYIVTNEHVIHNVDQDAIRVELIDGTQAKANVISFDSRQDLAIIKVDFGRSLPVAPFGTSCDLMRGETVFAVGNAFGYTHTITRGIISALGRNVEVNEKIGYKNLIQTDASINPGNSGGPLVNLDGEVIGINVAIRAGAQRIGFTIPIDDARRTISRLLDNEKFGTYHGLLTKDVRSPESKKMVVSGTHSDSPAFQAGLRPGDEVLKAGKVAVSDRADFERALLGINPGKEVPVTVRRDGAEVALQLRIGRNGERPLTNIVARANNSDTTSYRGDTPQQMVWRILGLRFRTISQNQLPNKYQKHYKGGLQVIEVRSNGPAAAKGVKSGDVVVGLALWEAYKITHVTYAFKQQRKSLTANSAASDMAPVKCHIIRGEQIIEKTLSLPLQD encoded by the coding sequence ATGCAACCACGGATTCAAATTACCGGACTCTGTTGTGCGCTCCTTTTGACATGGTTGGCGAACAACGGCGTTGGATCGGAACGCCGTAGTACCCCGCTGGTCAATGCGGTCCAGCGTGTCGAAAAATCTGTCGTCAATATCCACACCGAGAAAACCCAATCCAAAGACCCTGTGTTCGGCTCGCCGAAAAAGGTGAACGGCATGGGAACCGGTGTGATTGTCGACGAACGAGGCTACATCGTTACCAATGAACACGTGATTCACAACGTCGACCAAGACGCGATTCGCGTCGAATTGATCGATGGCACGCAAGCCAAAGCCAACGTCATCTCCTTTGACAGCCGTCAGGACTTGGCGATCATTAAAGTCGATTTCGGACGCTCGTTGCCCGTCGCTCCCTTTGGGACGTCCTGTGACTTGATGCGTGGCGAAACCGTCTTCGCTGTGGGCAATGCGTTTGGATACACTCACACGATCACTCGCGGGATTATCAGTGCATTGGGCCGGAATGTCGAAGTCAATGAAAAGATCGGCTACAAAAACCTGATCCAAACCGACGCCAGCATCAATCCCGGTAACAGTGGTGGACCGTTGGTGAACTTGGACGGCGAAGTCATCGGTATCAACGTCGCCATTCGCGCCGGAGCACAACGGATCGGCTTCACGATTCCCATCGATGACGCCCGTCGCACGATTTCGCGATTGCTGGACAATGAAAAATTCGGCACGTACCACGGTTTGCTCACCAAGGATGTCCGGTCACCTGAATCGAAGAAGATGGTTGTTAGCGGAACGCATTCCGACAGCCCGGCATTCCAAGCGGGTCTGCGGCCCGGCGACGAAGTCCTCAAAGCGGGCAAAGTGGCTGTGTCGGATCGGGCGGACTTCGAACGCGCGTTGTTGGGAATCAATCCCGGAAAAGAAGTGCCGGTCACGGTACGACGCGATGGCGCTGAAGTCGCTCTGCAACTTCGTATCGGACGCAACGGCGAACGCCCTCTCACGAATATCGTCGCCCGTGCCAACAATAGTGACACGACTTCATACCGTGGTGATACGCCGCAACAAATGGTCTGGCGGATTCTCGGTTTGCGATTCCGGACAATCAGCCAAAACCAACTGCCCAACAAATACCAAAAACACTATAAGGGCGGATTACAGGTCATCGAAGTCCGTTCCAACGGCCCAGCGGCTGCCAAAGGGGTGAAGTCCGGCGATGTGGTTGTTGGCTTGGCGTTGTGGGAAGCCTACAAGATCACGCATGTGACGTACGCCTTCAAGCAACAACGCAAATCGCTAACCGCCAACTCAGCCGCCTCGGATATGGCACCTGTGAAGTGCCATATCATTCGCGGGGAGCAAATCATCGAAAAAACATTGAGCCTTCCCCTGCAAGATTAA
- a CDS encoding SLC13 family permease, translating to MSSNAYEAMPTPVGRTGLVCGPLLFLGVLFSPLPEGMSVEAHRLVAVVLWMVMWWVTQAVPIAATSLLPLALFPLLGIQPAKEVPTAYMNQSIVLAMGGFMIALGIERWGLHRRIAYHIVRLLGTGPRRIVLGFMCATAILSMWISNTASTLLMLPIALAILTSLEEVLSAKQESGERPDLSRLSLALLLGIAYAASMGGSTTLVGTPTNIAFLGVWDQHFAEGPEITAGQWMMAFVPLGMLLIFCAWVLLTLRMPPQPQLAALGRGFFRDRIRELGPPTVGELLMFGVFVMTACLWVLRGKFQFQDHVFFEGWATWLENWLTNHEIGGSFTHRFLHDSSTVMAMVVLMFCLPGGRDDQGKLRFLMDWETASRLPWGLLLLFGGGFAIAAGFENSELSVYFGTLFTEYAAGSHPLVMVLGICLLLTFLTEFTSNVATTQIFLPILGAAAVSLGIDPRLFMLPATVSTSCAFMLPIATPPNAIVFGSGRIRVLDMVRYGILLNLLGVMLITAVTYLLVIPIFGIDSQVLPSWAK from the coding sequence ATGTCTTCCAATGCATACGAGGCAATGCCGACACCGGTAGGGCGGACCGGATTGGTGTGCGGACCGCTGCTGTTCCTGGGCGTGTTGTTCAGTCCTCTCCCCGAGGGCATGTCGGTCGAGGCGCATCGACTCGTGGCGGTTGTTCTGTGGATGGTCATGTGGTGGGTCACACAAGCCGTTCCCATAGCCGCCACCAGCTTGCTGCCGTTGGCCCTGTTTCCTCTCTTGGGGATTCAACCCGCTAAGGAAGTCCCCACGGCCTACATGAACCAAAGCATTGTATTGGCAATGGGCGGGTTCATGATCGCGCTGGGGATTGAACGCTGGGGACTGCACCGGCGGATCGCTTATCATATCGTCCGATTACTTGGCACAGGCCCGCGACGGATTGTGCTTGGTTTCATGTGCGCCACGGCAATTTTATCGATGTGGATCAGTAACACCGCATCGACACTCTTGATGCTGCCCATTGCTTTGGCCATCTTAACATCACTCGAAGAGGTTTTATCCGCTAAGCAAGAATCGGGCGAGCGGCCCGATTTGTCGCGGCTCTCCTTGGCGCTGTTGCTAGGAATCGCCTATGCCGCCAGCATGGGAGGCTCGACAACCTTGGTGGGCACGCCGACGAACATCGCCTTTTTGGGTGTCTGGGACCAGCATTTTGCTGAGGGACCGGAAATCACCGCCGGGCAATGGATGATGGCGTTTGTGCCGTTGGGGATGCTGTTGATTTTCTGCGCATGGGTCTTGTTGACATTGCGAATGCCACCGCAGCCGCAATTGGCGGCGCTGGGACGCGGATTTTTTCGCGACCGCATTCGGGAGTTGGGACCGCCCACCGTTGGCGAATTGCTGATGTTCGGCGTGTTTGTCATGACTGCCTGCTTGTGGGTTTTGCGGGGCAAATTCCAGTTTCAGGATCACGTGTTCTTTGAGGGTTGGGCAACCTGGCTAGAAAACTGGTTGACCAACCATGAAATCGGCGGTTCGTTTACGCATCGTTTTCTGCATGATTCTTCCACGGTGATGGCCATGGTGGTGCTCATGTTCTGCCTGCCTGGTGGGCGCGATGATCAAGGAAAGCTGCGGTTCCTGATGGATTGGGAGACAGCATCGCGACTTCCCTGGGGATTGCTGTTGCTGTTTGGAGGTGGTTTTGCGATTGCTGCAGGATTTGAGAATTCCGAGCTCTCTGTTTATTTCGGGACTCTGTTCACCGAATATGCTGCCGGAAGCCATCCTCTGGTCATGGTACTGGGGATTTGCCTGCTGTTGACGTTTCTTACGGAGTTCACTTCCAACGTTGCCACAACGCAAATATTTTTGCCGATCTTGGGAGCAGCCGCTGTTAGCTTGGGAATCGATCCCCGTTTGTTCATGCTGCCGGCAACGGTCTCCACAAGTTGCGCTTTCATGTTGCCGATTGCCACGCCCCCCAATGCCATCGTATTTGGCTCGGGCCGGATTCGCGTGCTCGACATGGTTCGCTACGGCATCCTACTGAACCTGCTGGGCGTCATGCTCATTACAGCGGTCACCTATTTATTGGTGATCCCCATTTTCGGCATCGACTCCCAGGTGTTGCCGTCCTGGGCAAAGTGA
- a CDS encoding tetratricopeptide repeat protein, which produces MSRREKLEELLAADPTDTFLQYSVAMEYRSEGDLQAAEARFQTLLNASPDYVPTYFRLGEVYAELDRITDARDVLTTGIETAMRIGDQHAVGEMTEFRASLDAAG; this is translated from the coding sequence ATGTCCCGTCGCGAAAAACTCGAGGAACTATTGGCCGCGGATCCCACCGATACCTTCCTGCAATACAGTGTCGCCATGGAATATCGGTCCGAGGGTGATCTGCAGGCTGCCGAAGCACGATTTCAAACCTTGTTGAATGCGTCGCCCGACTACGTACCGACGTATTTTCGGCTAGGCGAGGTGTACGCGGAACTCGATCGGATCACCGACGCGCGCGATGTCCTGACAACGGGAATCGAAACCGCCATGCGAATCGGTGACCAGCATGCTGTCGGCGAAATGACCGAATTCCGGGCGAGTTTGGACGCTGCCGGGTAA